The nucleotide sequence CTCGCGCGGGTAGAGGTGGACGACGGTGATCGTCCCCTTGCTCGTGCCCTCGGGCTCGTAGCGCTCGGTCGTGCTCATGCGGGCGTCTCCTCCCCGAAGCGGTCGAGGCCGTGGCGGGCGGCGAGCGTGCGCCGCAGCGCCATCATCGCCGTGTAGGTGCAGAAGATGCGCTTGGGCTCGTCGGGGTGGGCGGCGACGAAGGCGTCGAGGGCCTCGTCGAGGTCGGGGACGACGCGGTCGGTGTGGACGTCGTCGTAGTGCAGCCGCAGGGCCATGTCGTAGGCGCGCACACCGCTCGTCAGGGCGACCCCGCGCTCGCGCAGGTTGGCGAAGCTGACGTCGTAGAGCCACGAGACGTCGCGGCCGTCGGCGTCGTTGTCGTTGATGGCGACCATCGTCGCGACCGGCGTCGTGCCGTAGGTGCTGAGGGCGACGCCGAAGCCCGCCGGGTTCTTGACGAGGACGAGCTCGAGCGGCTGGCCGTCGACCATGACGACCTCGCCGCGGCCGAACGGCGGCCGGACCGCCGCGAGCGCCTCGGCGGCTATCGCGGCGTCGAAGGCCTCGCCGAGCAGCAGGCGGGCGGTCGTCGTGGCGGCGGTGGCGTTGATCATCGCCGCGAGGCCGCGCTGCTGGAGGGTGACCGGCCCGACGACGACGTCGTCGAAGACCACGTCGAACGAGCGCTCGTCGTGCGGGCGCAGGCGGGCGTCACCGGGGCCGGGCTCGTGCGTCGTCGGCTCGTCGTCGAAGCGGGCGTCGTGCTCGGTCAGCTCCGGCAGCCGGTCGGCGATGGACGCGTCGAGGCCGAACCACCGCACCGGCACGTCGACGGCGCCGGCCGCGCGGGAGATGAACGGGTCGTCGGCGTTGGCGACGACGCCCTGCGTGCTCGCGGCGCCGAGCCGGGCCAGGAGGTCGGCGGTGTGGTCGATCTCGGCGAACCGGTCGAGCTGGTCGCGCGCGACGTTGAGCAGCAGCGAGTGGGTCGGGGGGACCTCGGCGATGAAGCGCATCGCGTGGGCCTCGTCGAGCTCGACGACGGCGAGGTCGCTCCTCAGGCGGCCGCTGACCGGCAGCTGCGGGAGCATCTCGGAGAGCACGCCGCGGGTGAAGTTCGAGCCCGTCGGGTTGGTGAAGACGCTGCGGCCGTGGGCGCGCAGGAGGGCGACGAGCATCTTGGTCGTCGTCGTCTTGCCGTTGGTGCCGCTGACGACGACGATGCCGCCGCGCACGTCGGCCAGGGCGTGCCGCAGGATGCCCGGGTCGATGCGCTCGGCGACGAGGCCCGGGAAGGCCGACCCTCCGCCCCGGCGGCGGGCGAGGGCTCGCGCGGTCTTGCCCGCGACGACGGCGGCGGCCGTTCTCAACACGCGGCCAACCCTAGCCAGAGAGGGCGCTCGACCCCGCATCCGACCCCTCGCGCCCCTCCCTCCGCTCGTGCCTCCACCTTTCGGGGTGACCCCGAGACGTCAGTCCCGAGCTCGTGGGGGCACGGACGCGAGGGCAGGCAACACGCCGACCGGATGCGCCCGGGCCCTGCGTGTTGCCTCCCCTCGAGGAGGTGAGGGGACTGCTCGGTCGGCGCCCGCCCGATGCCGGATGCCGCGCGCCGGTCAGGCCGGCAGGTGCGCGTCGAGCCAGCGCACGACGTCGGCGGTGACCTCGTCGCGGTTGGTCTCGTTGAACAGCTCGTGCCGTGCCTCGGGGTACAGCGTGCAGGTGACGTCGGTCAGCCCGGCCTCGCGGTACTGCTGCGCGACGGCGCGCGGCCCCTTGCCGCCGGCGCCCACCGGGTCGGCGTCGCCGCTGACCAGCAGCACCGGCAGGTCGCGGCGGACCCGGGCGACCTTCTTCGGGTCGTTGATGCCCCCGAGGCCGCCGAGCAGGTCGACGAAGAACCCGGAGGTGAAGGTGTTGCCGCACAGCGGGTCCGCGACGTAGGCGTCGACCTCGTCGGGGTCGCGCGAGAGCCAGTCGAAGTCCGTGCGGGTGGGCTTGAACGCCGCGTTGTACTGGCCGAAGGTCAGCTTGTCCATGAGCGCGCTCTGGTGCCGGCGGCCCCGCAGCCGGGCCTCGCCCGCGGCGACGGCCGCCCCGACCCTGCCGAGCAGGCCGGGGTCGCCCGCGGTCCCGGACAGGATCAGGCCGGCGAGCCCGCGCGAGTCCTCGACGACGAGCGAGCGGCTGAGGAAGGAGCCCATCGAGTGCCCGAGGAGGAAGACCGGCAGGCCGGGGTGCTCGGCGCGGGCGTCGGCGATGACCGCACGCAGGTCGGCGACGACGGCCTCCCAGCCGGCCGTGTCGGCGAAGTAGCCGTGGTCGGCGGCCGACGCGGTGCGCCCGTGCCCGCGGTGGTCCGGGGCGTGGACGGCGTACCCCGCGGCGGTCAGCGTCTCGGCGAGCCGCGCGTAGCGGGCCGAGTGCTCGGCCATCCCGTGCGCGACGACGACGACCCCGCGCGGGTCGCCGTCCGGCAGCCAGCGGTGCACGAAGACGGCCGTGCCGTCGGTGGCGGTGACGCTCGTCGTCGAGCTCTCCATGGATGACCGTCCTCGGGGGGTGGGTTACCGGCGGGTACTGCGTCCCAGCCTGCCACGCCGCGGCCCGCTCGGGGAGCGCTCCTCGCGGGTCACTCCCACTCGATGGTGCCCGGCGGCTTGCTCGTGACGTCGAGGACGACCCGGTTGACCTCGCGCACCTCGTTCGTGATGCGCGTCGAGATCTTCGCGAGCACGTCGTAGGGGATGCGGGTCCAGTCGGCGGTCATCGCGTCCTCGGACGACACCGGCCGCAGCACGATCGGATGGCCGTAGGTGCGGCCGTCGCCCTGGACGCCGACCGAGCGGACGTCGGCGAGCAGCACGACCGGGCACTGCCAGATCTCGCGGTCGAGGCCGGCGGCCGAGAGCTCCTCGCGGGCGACCTGGTCGGCGGCGCGGAGGATGTCGAGGCGCTCGCGGGTCACCTCGCCGACGATGCGGATGCCCAGGCCGGGGCCCGGGAACGGCTGGCGCCAGACGATGCCCTCGGGCACACCGAGCTCGAGGCCGACCTGGCGCACCTCGTCCTTGAAGAGCAGCCGCAGCGGCTCGACGAGGCTGAAGTGCAGGTCGTCCGGGAGGCCACCGACGTTGTGGTGGCTCTTGATGTTCGCCGTGCCGGTGCCGCCGCCGGACTCGACGACGTCCGGGTAGAGCGTGCCCTGGACGAGGAACTCGACGGGGTGCTCGCCCTCGTGGGAGCCGACGATGTCGCGCGCGGCCTGCTCGAAGACGCGGATGAACTCGCGGCCGATGATCTTGCGCTTCTCCTCGGGGTCGCTGACCCCGGCGAGCGCGGTGAGGAACTGCTCGGAGGCGTCGACGGTCACGAGGTCGACCCCGGTCGCGGCGACGAAGTCCTGCTGCACCTGCTCGGCCTCGCCCGCGCGCAGCAGGCCGTGGTCGACGAAGACGCAGGTCAGCTGGTCGCCGACGGCGCGCTGGACGAGCGCCGCGGCCACCGACGAGTCGACCCCGCCGGAGAGCCCGCAGATGGCCCGCTTGTCGCCGATCTGCTCGCGCACCGCGCCGACGAGCTCCTCGACGACGTTGGCCGCCGTCCACGAGCCCGAGAGGCCGGCGCCCTTGCTGAGGAAGTTCTCGAGCACGCGCTGCCCGAACGTCGAGTGCATGACCTCGGGGTGCCACTGGACGCCGTACAGCCGGCGCTCGTCGTCCTCGAAGCCGGCGACGGGGGCGCCGGCCGTCGTGGCCGTGACGCGCATCCCGGCCGGGGGCTCCTCGACGGAGTCGCCGTGGCTCATCCACACCGACTGGTCGGAGGGCTGGCCGTTGAAGAGCGTCGAGCTCGTGTCGGTGATCGTCGCGGGCGTCGCGCCGAACTCCGAGAGGCCGGTGCGCGCGACGCTGCCGCCGAGCGCGAGGGCCATCGCCTGGAAGCCGTAGCACATGCCGAACACGGGGACCCCGGCCTGGAGGACGGCGGGGTCGAGGCGCGGGGCGCCCTCCTCGTAGACCGACGACGGGCCGCCGGAGAGGATGATCGCCGACGGCTGCTTCGCGAGCATCTCGTCGGCCGGCATCGAGCTCGGGACGACCTCGCTGAAGCAGCTGGCCTCGCGCACGCGGCGGGCGATCAGCTGCGCGTACTGCGCGCCGAAGTCGACGACGAGCACCGGCCGGTCGGCGAGGTGGATGGGCTCACCACCCTCGACCACGGCGTGGGAGGGGTCGACGGGCGAGGGGTCGGCGGGCAGCTCCGGGGCGTCGCTCACGAGCGCAAGGCTATCGGCGCGCGGCGACGAGGCTCGCCTCGACCTCGCCGGCGACCTTCCGCTCCACCCAGAAGGAGAGGAACGGGACGCAGCCGGCGAGCATGACGAGGACCATCTTGCCGAGCGGCCAGCCGACCTTGAAGCCGAGCAGCGCCGTCGCCACGAGGTAGACCATGTAGATGAAGCCGTGCGGCTGCGGCCACCAGTACAGGGGGTTGTCCTGGCCCTTCATCCCGAAGCCGTAGGACAGGACCATCTCGACGACGAGCACGAGCAGCCCGATGCCGACGATGAAGGCCATCACCTTGAAGAAGGTGAGGCGGGGGCGGACGGCGTCGACGTCCTCGGGGGCGATCGCGGTGCCGGCGCGGCCGGCCTCAGGAGTGCTCACGCGCTCCATTGTCACCCCGCGCCGGGACGAGCGGTGCAGCGGTCCGCTCGTGCGCCTCGCGGACCATCCGCCACCACAGCCACAGCGCGAAGGCGGCGAAGACCCACCACTGGACGGCATAGGCGGCGTTGCGCCAGGTGACGCCGGTCGGAGCGAGCGGGGTCGGGACCTTGGTCAGCTGAGGGCCGGTGCCCGGTCGCTCGGCGGCGAGGAAGACGAAGGCGTTGTAGAGGTCGCCGGACCACGTGTTGACGAGCACCGAGGTGTCGACCGAGGCGATCTCGCCGGGGCCGGGGGTCACGGCGTCGGTCGGCGACTCCGACGGGGCGAGGCCGCCCTCGAGGGTGAGG is from Arthrobacter sp. NEB 688 and encodes:
- a CDS encoding alpha/beta hydrolase; its protein translation is MESSTTSVTATDGTAVFVHRWLPDGDPRGVVVVAHGMAEHSARYARLAETLTAAGYAVHAPDHRGHGRTASAADHGYFADTAGWEAVVADLRAVIADARAEHPGLPVFLLGHSMGSFLSRSLVVEDSRGLAGLILSGTAGDPGLLGRVGAAVAAGEARLRGRRHQSALMDKLTFGQYNAAFKPTRTDFDWLSRDPDEVDAYVADPLCGNTFTSGFFVDLLGGLGGINDPKKVARVRRDLPVLLVSGDADPVGAGGKGPRAVAQQYREAGLTDVTCTLYPEARHELFNETNRDEVTADVVRWLDAHLPA
- the guaA gene encoding glutamine-hydrolyzing GMP synthase, whose amino-acid sequence is MVEGGEPIHLADRPVLVVDFGAQYAQLIARRVREASCFSEVVPSSMPADEMLAKQPSAIILSGGPSSVYEEGAPRLDPAVLQAGVPVFGMCYGFQAMALALGGSVARTGLSEFGATPATITDTSSTLFNGQPSDQSVWMSHGDSVEEPPAGMRVTATTAGAPVAGFEDDERRLYGVQWHPEVMHSTFGQRVLENFLSKGAGLSGSWTAANVVEELVGAVREQIGDKRAICGLSGGVDSSVAAALVQRAVGDQLTCVFVDHGLLRAGEAEQVQQDFVAATGVDLVTVDASEQFLTALAGVSDPEEKRKIIGREFIRVFEQAARDIVGSHEGEHPVEFLVQGTLYPDVVESGGGTGTANIKSHHNVGGLPDDLHFSLVEPLRLLFKDEVRQVGLELGVPEGIVWRQPFPGPGLGIRIVGEVTRERLDILRAADQVAREELSAAGLDREIWQCPVVLLADVRSVGVQGDGRTYGHPIVLRPVSSEDAMTADWTRIPYDVLAKISTRITNEVREVNRVVLDVTSKPPGTIEWE
- a CDS encoding Mur ligase family protein, which produces MLRTAAAVVAGKTARALARRRGGGSAFPGLVAERIDPGILRHALADVRGGIVVVSGTNGKTTTTKMLVALLRAHGRSVFTNPTGSNFTRGVLSEMLPQLPVSGRLRSDLAVVELDEAHAMRFIAEVPPTHSLLLNVARDQLDRFAEIDHTADLLARLGAASTQGVVANADDPFISRAAGAVDVPVRWFGLDASIADRLPELTEHDARFDDEPTTHEPGPGDARLRPHDERSFDVVFDDVVVGPVTLQQRGLAAMINATAATTTARLLLGEAFDAAIAAEALAAVRPPFGRGEVVMVDGQPLELVLVKNPAGFGVALSTYGTTPVATMVAINDNDADGRDVSWLYDVSFANLRERGVALTSGVRAYDMALRLHYDDVHTDRVVPDLDEALDAFVAAHPDEPKRIFCTYTAMMALRRTLAARHGLDRFGEETPA
- a CDS encoding DUF3817 domain-containing protein, encoding MAFIVGIGLLVLVVEMVLSYGFGMKGQDNPLYWWPQPHGFIYMVYLVATALLGFKVGWPLGKMVLVMLAGCVPFLSFWVERKVAGEVEASLVAARR